Within the Scomber scombrus chromosome 4, fScoSco1.1, whole genome shotgun sequence genome, the region ccgTGGACGCAGAGGGCGAGGCAGAGGTGAGCCGTACAGAACTGTGTGACTgcttcaatttttaaaaatgcgtTGCCATCTTGTTAGTGACGAATTCCCATCCAAAGTTGGATAGTATGACGATAATGGGGGCAGGGAATGTTATCCATAGCTACTATTAGTGTACATTTCCAGAAGGCTCTGGTCTGGTTAGAAAATCAGATTGGGTTAATGTATAAACTAAAGTTCTCcattgttgtggtgtttatATTACAGCTTTTTACATAGATGTAAGTGTTTGCACAAACATGTccacacatttttgcaaattgTAATTGTGTCTGAAGATACTGCGTATGTTTTGGTGATGTAGCTGGCAACATAGCTATTTGTGTCCGCAGGCATTTAGAGTGCTGCAATACTCAGCATGTGTGGAATGAGCTTAGTCCCTGcagctgcttgtgtgtgtgtgtagggggggtggtggtggtgtgcgGGGGGTGTCATCAATAAAAAGATCAGAACATGGGAAGTAGAAGAATTTGACAGAATTTGTAGGCTTTAATCAAAGAGTTGTGAGGTCAGTCAAGGTTTCAATCAGAAGAAATAAATGATGTTATTTGGCAGGTTGTGCTTTGTCTGTAGAGGAATACATGCATCCTTGTTTGCAGCTTGTCATTATTGAATGGGTAAAAATTAAAAGCTTCAAAAATAATTCAAGACTACACTTAAAGCTATTCCGTGGCCAAAAACAAATCCATTTGTTATAAGATTTAGGGCTGGGCAACACatcaatattatatatattgtgatatgaAAGTAGATCATTTCTTAAATTTTGGATATCCTAATATGCTGATATGGCAgaaatgttgtcttttcctggttttaaatgctgcattacaatTAAACGATgtagttttctttatttctgaacATACCATGATTGTTGTAGCTGCCTTTACCCACTTaatcattatattcacattactgataactatttatcaaaaatgtcattgtgtaaaTCTTTGTTGAAaccaccaatagtcatccctacaatactgtcacaatattgatattgaggtatttggtcttgTCCATATTGCCCAGCTGTGTTTAGACCTAAGACTTATCTGTTATCTCCGTGCCCATGTTTGAAGATTTTACAGAATAAATTAATTTgatgtaaattaaaacaaaaacggACAAGTAGAATATTGTCTAATGCCTGGTAAAGCTCTATATTAAGAAAGCAACATTTCAGTAAAACAACACAGTGCTAGTTTGatacttaaaaaacaacaagaacagCTTAATGTACAACGTTATGtggttgttttgtgtgtccACAGGGGTGGGGGGTCGTGGTAGAGGAAGAGCAGCTGCTGGCAACAGGTTCTCCTCCCAGGGAATGGGGTAAGAAGAACACATGTTTCAGTGTAGATCTTAAGCTAAGTAGGATGAGGAGGTAATGATGGTAATTACAAGCACATatcttaaaacaaatgtgtggaAAGACTAAGTTTCTGAATCTCCTCATTGAAAGTGTTTAAGtcctatttatttgttttttgtggttgtttGATAGAAACAGTAGCTTCTTTGCTCACCCTCTCTACATTGTTTTTCCACCTTTCCTGTTGTCTCTTCTTTCTACCTCTCCTCCTTTCAGCACCTTCAATCCCGCTGACTACACGGCTAACTCGGGAGGTCGCCAGGAGGCATGGGAAGAGGACGGCAACGAACATGGTGAGGGAACTGGTATGGAAAATaaccaaaacataaaatgttatgtttggATGCCCATTTCTTGTGCCGTGGAATGACTTAATTGTTAGCTTTTAAGTATCAGCATTATCTAGTGTTCACTTGCCCCAAAATCAGTGAACTGCAAGGCTTTCAGTCTGTTTCAGGCCACAGCGTGTGAGATTCAAGCAGAAACAAGCAAAGCAGTTCAGGATTGTAGattgtttgtgttgtattaAAGCAGTCATCGTGCTTTTTGTCACTGTTTTGGGGTGATGGATGATCGCTGAGAACATATCATGAGTTTATGTAAACACGGCAACACTGACTTGGCTTCTGTACTGTTTTTTCAGGAACATGGGGAGGCAATCTGGAAGACTGGACTTCAGAAGACTGGAATGAGGATGTAAGGCAGTACTACTGATGTTAATTTCCGAATATGGTTTAAGATTGAATGATTTTTATGCAGCTTAAGCATACCAGTGTGGCCCTGAACAGTTTATACAATATACAGCACATCACATATGCCTATTTTAATATGATGGATAATAGGGTTTGCATTTTTTGCCCTCTCACAGTTGTCTGAGACCAAAGTATTCACTGCCTCTTCTGCTCCAGCAAACCACATCTCACTGGGACAAAAGTAAGCCGTCCTGTCCAAAGTATATTCAACTTAAAATAACAAAGAACTGGCTGTATTTTAGAGAATAACATTAACTTCTCCCTgacacctctcctcctccaaccTCTTTGTCCTCCTACTTTACACTCCATCCACTTTATCTGTTCCCTTGTTGCCTGCTTCTCCTCAGTGTGGACCTGGCTACCCTACTGCCCAAGGCTGGAGGGGCCGTAGGGGGCTCTGTGGAATCTGACTTGGGGGTGATGGTTGATGGTCCCTCAGCCGAGGATTTGGGGCAAAGCCTGGTGTTTACCAATTCCCACCACAACGGACGCACTGCAACTCACAGCTACGCGCATGCCACAGCAAACACCTATGCCCATGCCGCCTCTGCTAGTACCACCTACGCACATGCTGCACTGGTAAAGACGgccacgcatacacacacatccatatgTTATATATCCATATATGTTTATGTACCTACCGATTGATATCAGTGTATTCAGTTCTTGTTCTGCTTCTCTCATCCTCCTACCAGTCCTCAGTCCTGGGTTCTGGTTTTGGGTCTCTGAATGCACCTAAGCCAGCACCCGCCTCTGACATCAGGACATCAGAGCAGCTCAATGGGCCTCGGCTTGGTCAGAGAGCCAGTCAGACACTGGCCACCACCAGCAACAATAACGTCTCCAAAGATGCAGGGCCACCTCCAATTCAAAGTCCTGCTCCTGCCCCTTCTCCCTCTGTCGAAATCAAGCCTCAGAGATTGGAGAATGGCCCTGTTACTGCCCTACACTGTAAGTTTACctcaaaagtaaataaagacCTCCGCACTACAGTGCACTGTAGTACACTGGTTGTAAAATATTTCCCATTCTCTTCAGTGgaaatgaagcttcagccagAACCATCAGCGGTGCTCAGCCAGCTGGCACAGAGGCAGCAACAGTCCATCCTTCCCACAACAGAGCCTCTGCACCTGTCTCAGTCACATGGTCCACAGGTTCCCACACCACCAGGTATTAGACTACACCATTatcactttttccatttttttctataactaaactgacatttaaggCAGACAGCCTGCATAGCATACCACATCACATTGAGCTGCAACTCAAGACTATTTTCATAATCGGCAGTACTTTCGATTCCATTGATTGCTGTGTTCTGAATCATATTGTAAATTAAAACGGGCCCCTTTTCATCTACTTCAGGTCACGAGTCCACCATCCTTCCTGTAAGAGACGGAGCTTCTCCTGGAGTAAAGCTGCCAGGCATGGAGCCTCCCATCACAGAACCCCCCCAGCGGCAGCTCAAGACACAGAGACGCAGAGTACCGCCTCCTTCAAAGGTAAGTTCCTCTCACAGCTGAAATTTTTTTTCGGCAGTGCAATGACTTCCCTAAAATAATCAAAGACTGACAACACTTGTAAGACATGGCAAAAACTTAATGTGCTCCCATAAGTTTGAGATAAAGACATGAGCGTGATCTGTTAAGACACCCAGCTAGCTGCCAGGCTTTCTGCAAGCTTTTAACTCCACCCTCATTACTTTACTTCGTAAACAAACAGTGGCTGCAGATAAATGTACAGTCCTCTTTCAGTATAAGTCTGTAACAGGTAAGGACTAAAGATGGCTACTAGGCAGTCATCCTATGttaatgactgactgacagtaATATATTTCTCTGCATTTAAACAACTTGATTCCcatgatttaaacattttacatatcatccaaaaataaattataaataatcaaacattaaataaaactcCATTCAATCTTTGTTTACTTCAGATCCCCTCTTCGGCAGTGGAGATGCCGGGCTCGGCAGATATATCTGGCCTGAATGTCCAGTTTGGAGCTCTTGATTTTGGTTCTGAGGCTGGCAGTGGAACGGTGGATATGGCTCAGACGGAGTCAGTCAGGGAACAAGCTCCAACGGTGCCAGCGCCCATGCCTGTCCCCACCGCTGTTCCCACACAGCAACCACAGAACAGCCTGTTCTCCAAGCCAGGATCTgtgaggtgtgtatgtgtgagagtttATGTACGGCGTGCATTTATGAAGCCAGTATTAATACTTCCTGTCTCTACCGCTATTCTGATTatgttgtttgtatattttatttactaatcTTTACCCATCTGCCCTTCTCTTTGTTTTGTGAACAGTGAACACATGAGCAGTTTACCCTCAGCTGTATCAGATCCCAGCTTCCCCTCACCATCTTTGGGCTTACCCAGTGCAACACCCTCCCCCTCACTGGGTCTTCCCAGTGCAGCTGCTCCACCCTCTTCCACAGCCCCTACTACAGCCAACCGTGTGGAGAGCAGTGGCCCAAGGTCCCTGCCACCCCATCTGGCCTACTCTCAGAGCAAGGATGTCTCATCAGCTGCTGGACCCCTCACAGTAAGGATACATTTTCTGTATGGAAAAAAGCCTAAATGATAAAGAACTGACTGTTATTTCTCAAAAGCATAATGTTTGCTTAATATTCAACATAAAGCTGAATGACAAAAtcaatgttttccttttctagATAGATAACTTTGTCATTACGGtacacatgaaaaaacacagtgcaaaatcaatgtttttccttttctcccatAGAATGGCTACAGCAGCATGAAGACGCAGAGCACACAGGACAGTAAGTACTCTCAGCATGGTCAGTTATAGAGAACAGCACTGGAGTGTCCTATAAAATCTAATATAATGAATATTGATTGCAAAATGCATCCGGTAGGAAGTGGAGAGTCCTCTCAGACTAAGTTGATGAGGTTTGATAAGACCAAGATGTATTCAGCTCAtctttcatatttgttttgtttcattcttgTTTCCTCATCCTCCTACAAATTAACACCAAATTGAAATAtacaattcctttttttttctccaaccaGCTATGTCATCAACGTCCAGAACGATGAAAACGGAGTCTCCCATAATGACCAGTGATAGTGGCCCCGTGCACCACATCCCTTCGCCAGCAGTCACACCTTCGCACTCAACATCTATTGCCTCGCTCAGCAGGTATGGGATGCTTCATTCACATGTCACGTACTGCATTGCACATTGATTCAttagttgtcttttttttttttctttggagaTGATGATGGTTACAAGCACATATCTTAATCTTTGAATGTGGAAACATCTTTCACTGAATCTCCCAATCTTCAAGTGTTTGCCACTTCATCAGATTTAAACAGGCTGACTTaaacacttttctttgttttctagTCATGTGACTAGTTCTCACTCATCTGGATTGGCGCTCGCCACAAGCTCCTCCCTGACGGTGAGTGTGTACATGCTTGAACTCACAAGCCATAAATCTGCAGTTGTGGTAATATAATAGGATATGATGCTTTGAGTGCAGGACTTCCATTAAGCAGTGAGGGTTTGAGAGAAACATGGTGTTATTCATGAAAGACTTTCATGTCGTgactctctctgctcttgtcCCATTCCTGCAGATGACCAACGAggacatcagcagcagcaacaacctcCATGCCTTTCCATCGTCATCCAGCCAGGTTATCAATCCCAATACATCAATTCCACTGGCTGTGAGCAGCTCAACCACCAATGGTCTGCACCCATCAGGAGCACCAGGACTAACTCCTAATGGCACAAACTCTATCACAAACACCTCGCTCTCAGCTGCAGGGAACCGCACGGCGCCCCTGCTCACCGCCACCTCCGGTAGGCTCATATTCACAAAGGAACtcgtttttgttttgctttatgttttggagaaagttttatttttgtgaccatttacatttaaattaaagactCTATCGAATACAGTTCTTGTAAGAAGTACTCCCTCCCTTTGGTTGTCTATTTGTTTCGTTACTTTACAAGtttaaatcacaaaatatcCTTGGTTAAAATTGGTTAAAATATTCAGCCATTAAGTCAAATTCAAATACCCCTTGTGTTTCATCTCTTTCCCAGGTAAAGCTCCTCCTAACTTGGCCCAAGGAGTGCCACCTCTCCTGGCTAACCAGTACATAATGGGCCCTGGTGGCTTGCTCCCAGCTTACCCGGTAACTATATACTtctctaaaaatgtattcaattgTTTGTGTATTAATTAGTCTGCCTGTTTGTTATTTCTTAATGAAACAGATGAAATAGATGGGTGTTGGTATCTCAAGTGACTAATCTACACAAAAATGTAGATCATCTTCATTTTGTTACCTGTTCGTTAGGTTTCATGTCTGCGCACCTACGCTTTAAAGACTTCATTTAGCAGGCGAGGACACATAAACTTGAACAACTATGCTAGCATTCATTCCTCATTCTGTACAGCTAATCAGTGTTAATGATTGTGTTTTAGTAGGTTCTGTTAAAACACTATCTATGAAACGCACTGAGAAACTGACTAAAGCAGAGTAGAGGCTAAAAGAAGTAGAGGATAAAGCTAAATTTCAGTTTGTAAGCCACAGTGAGGTTTAGTGGAGACTCTAAAATGATGCTAAATAGTTAGCAGTTGTTCCCTACATCTAATTTACAGGAACTGGAAAATATGTACAgaattctttgttttttgcgtTTCTGAACATGTGGGCCATCTTTATTTCAACAGCAGATCTATGGATACGAGGAACTGCAAATGCTGCAGTCTCGCCTTCCTATGGTGAGTCTCTTGAGGTGTTTGTTCTGTCAAGTACCCTGCTGTATATTACCTTAGTTGACGTCCAGTGTTTCAACCATTCATATAATATCTCTTGTATTGCATGGCATTATCATTAAATCTCCAAAGTACCAGTCTGAGATGTACTGATTAGAAAAAGCTACAAAACAGGAAGGGCTCTGCTCGTATTTTTAATcaagggtttgtttgttttttttttttgtcctcctACACAGGACTACTATGGTGTAACATTCCCTGGTAATACAGCTGCCATGCCTGGAAGAGATGGCCTGGCCAATAACCCATATTCTGgtaaatcaaaatgtattttatgatgaATGGGGAGTTTTTGACTTACTGACCATGTGTTATGTTTCAAGATACAATGATACTGACACAATAGCTGATCAGTGTCTCTGTTGAAatactttctttccttcgtttTGGTGTATTCTTTGCTAATTCATATTAGCTATTTAACAGACTGTTAcggagctttaaaaaaaaaaagaagctttttcttttatacCACTGTTTTCTGTCCAGGTGAGGCGACAAAGTTTGGCAGGAATGACTCTTCATCTCCAGCTCCCCCAACCAGCCTGTCTACAGCCGGGGTGCAGTCACAGCCCCAGCAGGCACCACAAGCAGGGACACAGGGACAGGGCCAAGGACAGGGCCAGGGCCAGCAGACACAGAACCAGGCTTTCCTCAACCCCCCTCTGCCTCCTGGCTATGGATATACTGGTGAGGATGAGCAAAATGATATTTCATGATGAGGATGTCAGACAGACATATCCTCACAGGCATTTCCTGTTAACTCATCATGCACTTAGTATTTagtttccatctgtcctcttGTTATTTTTGGCTTCTTGTTTAAATGCCAGTAAGGAGTACTGGGAGcttaaaatagtttgtttttttgttttttaccagTGAAGCCAGATGACTGTTTAGGaaactattattttttaattggacaaaaatgaaaactgattattgattgaCCATTTTACAGGTCTGCCGTACTATGCTGGTATGCCTGGAGTTCCCTCAGCCTTCCAGTACGGCCCCACCGTCTTTGTGCCTCCTGCTTCAGCCAAACAACCTACTATGGGCCTGGCCAACCCCTCCAACCAGTACCACCAACAGCATCAGCCAAGTTACGGACAGCATGCATATGGCGCAGGTAAGACCAGGAAGAGACAAGAAGGCTCCATCTGTGACTCCTTGGATCGACTTTTTCAGACAGTTAACACAGTGCATTTTCAGTCTAGCGATGGTAAAAGACACTTTTAATTAAGTGTTTAAattcagtacacacacagactccagCCTGTGCGTTTATTGGACTACAACAGCACAGGTTCATCTTAAATTATTACTGCTAAATAATCTATCACAATAGCATGCTGCAAAAATAGTTGAAGGTTATctaataaacctttttaaaagttgGACTAGTCATTGTAATATTAGTGGGTTATTTAGCAACTAATACTTCTATGTCATAAACTGGTTTGTTATAACTGTATTTTACTAGTACGGGTATTGCGAGCGAGACAGAGTGTATATACAAAGATGATGGCAATAAGTAAGAGACGTGGTCATAAATCAGGGAGTGAAATGTGTGGTGGGAAGGGAGAGAAATCAACATCCAACTCTTCATACATGAACACCAAATGCTGCATGTGCGTGTGGGATTGGGcctttgtgtgtgatttttttttttttttttttttttgcttgtgctGCATGCATAGCTCAAACCCCCTGCTGAAGTTGGACACGGCTCAATATAGACAGCTGCCATTTTAGTCAGGTTACCttactgcctctctctctcctgtgcccccctctcttcttttctctttccatcctttttcctctttttttttttttttttcaccttatCTATTCCGTCTCCTTTTATCTtcttcccccccctcctcatctGCTCGCTctgcctcctcttctttctgtactcctcctcctccttcagccTTTGATGACCTGTCTCAAGCCCACGGTGGGGAATACAGTAAGGGAGGGTACGGAGGCTCTGCCCAGTCACAGGCCAAATCAGCGGGCAGCGGCCCAGGGAAAGgtacacacactacacatgtGCGCACACtctaacaacacacacagtcagtgggCGTTGT harbors:
- the LOC133979125 gene encoding ubiquitin-associated protein 2-like isoform X1 gives rise to the protein MMTSVVSNQARGTRDRTLPTTTQTTQPQKQIQATAEQIRLAQMIYDKNDADFEEKVKQLIEVSGKTQDECMVALHDCNEDVNRAINFLLESTSDTNSWETVGKKRSLGKEGGPSEIKESREKKGGDREASRGRGGSNRRGRGISRGREGRLEENGFEVAPGERGGDRGRRGRGRGVGGRGRGRAAAGNRFSSQGMGTFNPADYTANSGGRQEAWEEDGNEHGEGTGTWGGNLEDWTSEDWNEDLSETKVFTASSAPANHISLGQNVDLATLLPKAGGAVGGSVESDLGVMVDGPSAEDLGQSLVFTNSHHNGRTATHSYAHATANTYAHAASASTTYAHAALSSVLGSGFGSLNAPKPAPASDIRTSEQLNGPRLGQRASQTLATTSNNNVSKDAGPPPIQSPAPAPSPSVEIKPQRLENGPVTALHLEMKLQPEPSAVLSQLAQRQQQSILPTTEPLHLSQSHGPQVPTPPGHESTILPVRDGASPGVKLPGMEPPITEPPQRQLKTQRRRVPPPSKIPSSAVEMPGSADISGLNVQFGALDFGSEAGSGTVDMAQTESVREQAPTVPAPMPVPTAVPTQQPQNSLFSKPGSVSEHMSSLPSAVSDPSFPSPSLGLPSATPSPSLGLPSAAAPPSSTAPTTANRVESSGPRSLPPHLAYSQSKDVSSAAGPLTNGYSSMKTQSTQDTMSSTSRTMKTESPIMTSDSGPVHHIPSPAVTPSHSTSIASLSSHVTSSHSSGLALATSSSLTMTNEDISSSNNLHAFPSSSSQVINPNTSIPLAVSSSTTNGLHPSGAPGLTPNGTNSITNTSLSAAGNRTAPLLTATSGKAPPNLAQGVPPLLANQYIMGPGGLLPAYPQIYGYEELQMLQSRLPMDYYGVTFPGNTAAMPGRDGLANNPYSGEATKFGRNDSSSPAPPTSLSTAGVQSQPQQAPQAGTQGQGQGQGQGQQTQNQAFLNPPLPPGYGYTGLPYYAGMPGVPSAFQYGPTVFVPPASAKQPTMGLANPSNQYHQQHQPSYGQHAYGAAFDDLSQAHGGEYSKGGYGGSAQSQAKSAGSGPGKAPGLSGSGTSGGVPDMGGSIYSKTQSFDKQGFHTGTPPPFSLPSALGGTGPLNPGGAPGYAPAPFLHILPPHQQPHSQLLHHHLTQDGQGGPGQRSQSSSMQQKTQGSKSSYGSSPYWAN
- the LOC133979125 gene encoding ubiquitin-associated protein 2-like isoform X3 translates to MMTSVVSNQARGTRDRTLPTTTQTTQPQKQIQATAEQIRLAQMIYDKNDADFEEKVKQLIEVSGKTQDECMVALHDCNEDVNRAINFLLESTSDTNSWETVGKKRSLGKEGGPSEIKESREKKGGDREASRGRGGSNRRGRGISRGREGRLEENGFEVAPGERGGDRGRRGRGRGVGGRGRGRAAAGNRFSSQGMGTFNPADYTANSGGRQEAWEEDGNEHGEGTGTWGGNLEDWTSEDWNEDLSETKVFTASSAPANHISLGQNVDLATLLPKAGGAVGGSVESDLGVMVDGPSAEDLGQSLVFTNSHHNGRTATHSYAHATANTYAHAASASTTYAHAALSSVLGSGFGSLNAPKPAPASDIRTSEQLNGPRLGQRASQTLATTSNNNVSKDAGPPPIQSPAPAPSPSVEIKPQRLENGPVTALHLEMKLQPEPSAVLSQLAQRQQQSILPTTEPLHLSQSHGPQVPTPPGHESTILPVRDGASPGVKLPGMEPPITEPPQRQLKTQRRRVPPPSKIPSSAVEMPGSADISGLNVQFGALDFGSEAGSGTVDMAQTESVREQAPTVPAPMPVPTAVPTQQPQNSLFSKPGSVSEHMSSLPSAVSDPSFPSPSLGLPSATPSPSLGLPSAAAPPSSTAPTTANRVESSGPRSLPPHLAYSQSKDVSSAAGPLTNGYSSMKTQSTQDTMSSTSRTMKTESPIMTSDSGPVHHIPSPAVTPSHSTSIASLSSHVTSSHSSGLALATSSSLTMTNEDISSSNNLHAFPSSSSQVINPNTSIPLAVSSSTTNGLHPSGAPGLTPNGTNSITNTSLSAAGNRTAPLLTATSGKAPPNLAQGVPPLLANQYIMGPGGLLPAYPQIYGYEELQMLQSRLPMDYYGVTFPGNTAAMPGRDGLANNPYSGEATKFGRNDSSSPAPPTSLSTAGVQSQPQQAPQAGTQGQGQGQGQGQQTQNQAFLNPPLPPGYGYTGLPYYAGMPGVPSAFQYGPTVFVPPASAKQPTMGLANPSNQYHQQHQPSYGQHAYGAAPGLSGSGTSGGVPDMGGSIYSKTQSFDKQGFHTGTPPPFSLPSALGGTGPLNPGGAPGYAPAPFLHILPPHQQPHSQLLHHHLTQDGQGGPGQRSQSSSMQQKTQGSKSSYGSSPYWAN
- the LOC133979125 gene encoding ubiquitin-associated protein 2-like isoform X2, producing MMTSVVSNQARGTRDRTLPTTTQTTQPQKQIQATAEQIRLAQMIYDKNDADFEEKVKQLIEVSGKTQDECMVALHDCNEDVNRAINFLLESTSDTNSWETVGKKRSLGKEGGPSEIKESREKKGGDREASRGRGGSNRRGRGISRGREGRLEENGFEVAPGERGGDRGRRGRGRGVGGRGRGRAAAGNRFSSQGMGTFNPADYTANSGGRQEAWEEDGNEHGTWGGNLEDWTSEDWNEDLSETKVFTASSAPANHISLGQNVDLATLLPKAGGAVGGSVESDLGVMVDGPSAEDLGQSLVFTNSHHNGRTATHSYAHATANTYAHAASASTTYAHAALSSVLGSGFGSLNAPKPAPASDIRTSEQLNGPRLGQRASQTLATTSNNNVSKDAGPPPIQSPAPAPSPSVEIKPQRLENGPVTALHLEMKLQPEPSAVLSQLAQRQQQSILPTTEPLHLSQSHGPQVPTPPGHESTILPVRDGASPGVKLPGMEPPITEPPQRQLKTQRRRVPPPSKIPSSAVEMPGSADISGLNVQFGALDFGSEAGSGTVDMAQTESVREQAPTVPAPMPVPTAVPTQQPQNSLFSKPGSVSEHMSSLPSAVSDPSFPSPSLGLPSATPSPSLGLPSAAAPPSSTAPTTANRVESSGPRSLPPHLAYSQSKDVSSAAGPLTNGYSSMKTQSTQDTMSSTSRTMKTESPIMTSDSGPVHHIPSPAVTPSHSTSIASLSSHVTSSHSSGLALATSSSLTMTNEDISSSNNLHAFPSSSSQVINPNTSIPLAVSSSTTNGLHPSGAPGLTPNGTNSITNTSLSAAGNRTAPLLTATSGKAPPNLAQGVPPLLANQYIMGPGGLLPAYPQIYGYEELQMLQSRLPMDYYGVTFPGNTAAMPGRDGLANNPYSGEATKFGRNDSSSPAPPTSLSTAGVQSQPQQAPQAGTQGQGQGQGQGQQTQNQAFLNPPLPPGYGYTGLPYYAGMPGVPSAFQYGPTVFVPPASAKQPTMGLANPSNQYHQQHQPSYGQHAYGAAFDDLSQAHGGEYSKGGYGGSAQSQAKSAGSGPGKAPGLSGSGTSGGVPDMGGSIYSKTQSFDKQGFHTGTPPPFSLPSALGGTGPLNPGGAPGYAPAPFLHILPPHQQPHSQLLHHHLTQDGQGGPGQRSQSSSMQQKTQGSKSSYGSSPYWAN